From Pseudonocardia autotrophica, one genomic window encodes:
- a CDS encoding transposase family protein, which produces MLVYPSSMPVSNRALHTLSDALRRHRKNLGSRWRRLPPGQQALLVLAYLNKGETYTALACGFGIGTTTVFRYVREGVDVLAAAAPSLDEALGVARRKAFVILDGTLLAIDRVGMGSGYDRAFYSGKHKRHGVNVQVLADPAGRLVWASPALPGARHDMGAAREHGLIDALSEHAIQVVADTAYQGGGPAIRVPQRRRRLDPDTGRYRPLSQAQKQVNVAHARQRGPGERANAQLKSWQVLRKIRSCPKRATALVQAVMVLIQAR; this is translated from the coding sequence GTGCTTGTCTACCCCTCGTCGATGCCCGTGTCCAACCGCGCCCTGCACACCCTCTCCGACGCACTACGCCGACACCGCAAGAACCTCGGCAGTAGGTGGCGCCGACTCCCGCCCGGGCAACAGGCCCTGCTGGTGCTCGCGTACCTGAACAAGGGCGAGACCTACACCGCTCTGGCCTGCGGCTTCGGGATCGGCACCACGACGGTGTTCCGCTACGTCCGCGAAGGCGTCGACGTCCTCGCCGCGGCGGCACCATCGCTGGACGAGGCGCTCGGCGTGGCCCGACGTAAGGCGTTCGTGATCCTCGACGGCACGCTGCTGGCGATCGACCGGGTCGGCATGGGATCGGGCTACGACCGGGCGTTCTACTCCGGGAAACACAAGCGCCACGGCGTGAACGTGCAGGTCCTCGCCGACCCGGCCGGTCGACTGGTGTGGGCATCACCCGCGCTGCCCGGTGCCCGCCACGACATGGGCGCAGCCCGCGAACACGGTCTGATCGACGCCCTGTCCGAGCACGCGATCCAGGTCGTCGCCGACACCGCCTACCAAGGCGGCGGTCCGGCGATCCGGGTCCCACAGCGTCGTCGCCGCCTCGACCCAGACACCGGCCGCTACCGACCGCTGTCGCAGGCGCAGAAGCAGGTCAACGTCGCGCACGCACGCCAGCGCGGTCCCGGAGAACGAGCCAACGCCCAGCTCAAGTCGTGGCAGGTGCTCCGCAAGATCCGCAGCTGCCCGAAGCGAGCAACCGCACTGGTCCAGGCCGTGATGGTCCTGATCCAGGCTCGCTGA
- a CDS encoding putative leader peptide, with protein sequence MRIHGVLFIELTRRRHVDLSRVASSICR encoded by the coding sequence GTGAGAATTCATGGCGTGCTGTTCATCGAACTCACCCGTCGGCGTCACGTCGATCTGTCCCGCGTGGCCTCCTCGATCTGTCGGTGA
- the sfnG gene encoding dimethylsulfone monooxygenase SfnG: MSENTIDSLDTTLNAQISEPLKFAYWVPNVSGGLVTSTIEQRTDWGYDYNVRLARTAENNGFDYALSQIRYMASYGADHQHEATAFSLALGLATERLKVIAAVHPGLWEPAVLAKWVATADHLTGGRIAVNVVSGWLKAEFTALGQPWLEHDERYRRANEFIRVLREIWTAGESGAEFAGDFYRVHGYDLKPKPVEVPGRPHPEIFQGGNSTAARRNGGTVSDWYFSNGKDYDGFTEQVEEVLGHAKTAERPAPVRFGLNAFLIARDDESEARETLREIIAKANRPAVEGFRDAVQQAGNATGDKRGMWADSSFEDLVQYNDGFRSQLIGTPEQIADRAIEYKRRGANLLLLGFLHFQEEVEYFGAKVLPIIREKEAELASREPQPTSV; the protein is encoded by the coding sequence ATGTCCGAGAACACCATCGACTCCCTCGACACCACGCTGAACGCCCAGATCTCCGAGCCGCTGAAGTTCGCCTACTGGGTCCCGAACGTCTCCGGCGGCCTCGTCACGAGCACCATCGAGCAGCGCACGGACTGGGGCTACGACTACAACGTGCGGCTCGCGCGGACCGCCGAGAACAACGGTTTCGACTACGCGCTCTCCCAGATCCGCTACATGGCCAGTTACGGCGCCGACCACCAGCACGAGGCCACCGCGTTCTCGCTCGCGCTGGGCCTGGCGACCGAGCGGCTGAAGGTGATCGCCGCCGTGCATCCCGGACTGTGGGAGCCCGCCGTCCTCGCGAAGTGGGTGGCGACCGCGGACCACCTGACGGGTGGCCGGATCGCGGTCAACGTCGTCTCCGGCTGGCTCAAGGCCGAGTTCACCGCACTCGGCCAGCCGTGGCTGGAGCACGATGAGCGCTACCGCCGGGCGAACGAGTTCATCCGGGTGCTGCGCGAGATCTGGACCGCAGGCGAGAGCGGCGCCGAGTTCGCGGGCGACTTCTACCGGGTGCACGGTTACGACCTGAAGCCCAAGCCGGTCGAGGTACCCGGGCGGCCGCACCCGGAGATCTTCCAGGGCGGCAACTCGACGGCCGCCCGCCGCAACGGCGGCACCGTCTCCGACTGGTACTTCTCCAACGGCAAGGACTACGACGGCTTCACCGAACAGGTCGAGGAGGTACTCGGGCACGCCAAGACCGCCGAACGCCCGGCACCGGTCCGGTTCGGCCTGAACGCGTTCCTGATCGCCCGCGACGACGAGTCCGAGGCCCGCGAGACGCTGCGCGAGATCATCGCCAAGGCCAACCGGCCGGCCGTGGAAGGCTTCCGGGACGCCGTGCAGCAGGCCGGGAACGCCACCGGCGACAAGCGCGGGATGTGGGCGGACTCGTCGTTCGAGGACCTGGTCCAGTACAACGACGGCTTCCGCTCCCAGCTCATCGGCACCCCGGAGCAGATCGCCGATCGTGCGATCGAGTACAAGCGGCGCGGCGCGAACCTGCTGCTGCTCGGCTTCCTGCACTTCCAGGAGGAGGTCGAGTACTTCGGGGCGAAGGTGCTGCCGATCATCCGGGAGAAGGAGGCCGAGCTCGCCTCCCGCGAGCCGCAGCCGACGTCGGTCTGA
- a CDS encoding TetR/AcrR family transcriptional regulator: protein MVTETQHSGGAVRRRRDPDRAERILAAAARLAAGRGFHTVGMTEIGAEAGIVGSGIYRHFASKEAILVALLDRGMARLEAGAADALARGDSDAEALSLLVSDHVAVALTHRSELAVYHRESHTLPEDERRSLRRRQRHYVEDWVHVLGPLRPDLADAELRLAVHAATGAIQSTLFFRSGLEPDRMAVRLVELAHGCLGVPVARVNSR, encoded by the coding sequence ATGGTCACGGAAACCCAGCACTCCGGCGGGGCCGTTCGCCGTCGCCGGGATCCGGACCGCGCCGAGCGCATCCTCGCCGCGGCGGCCAGGCTGGCCGCGGGGCGCGGGTTCCACACCGTCGGGATGACCGAGATCGGCGCCGAGGCGGGCATCGTCGGCTCCGGGATCTACCGGCACTTCGCCTCCAAGGAGGCGATCCTGGTCGCCCTGCTGGACCGTGGCATGGCCCGCCTCGAGGCCGGCGCCGCCGATGCGCTGGCCCGCGGCGACTCCGACGCGGAGGCGCTGTCCCTACTGGTCAGTGACCATGTGGCGGTGGCGCTCACGCATCGCTCCGAGCTCGCGGTCTATCACCGGGAGTCGCACACCCTGCCCGAGGACGAGCGGCGCTCGCTGCGGCGGCGCCAGCGCCACTACGTCGAGGACTGGGTGCACGTGCTCGGCCCGCTGCGCCCCGACCTGGCCGACGCCGAGCTCCGGCTAGCCGTGCACGCGGCCACCGGGGCGATCCAGTCGACGCTGTTCTTCCGCAGCGGCCTGGAGCCGGACCGGATGGCCGTGCGGCTCGTCGAGCTGGCGCACGGCTGCCTCGGTGTCCCGGTGGCTCGAGTGAATTCGAGATAA
- a CDS encoding acyl-CoA dehydrogenase family protein, with translation MDFTETDEERDLRAAVSAIAGSFGSEYYLRCAREGKHTHELWSAMGKAGFLGVNVAEAYGGGGGGLVELSVVCEEAAAQGAPLLLVLVSAAISAEVIGEFGSDELRSRWLPGLADGSTKVVFAITEPEAGSNTHRMATRAERDGDDWVLNGTKHYISGTDDAEAVLVVARTGRDAADRAQLSLFVVPVDTPGLARTPLPVDLIAPDKQHVLHFDDVRVPAGNLVGTEGDGFRQVFRGLNPERITGAALGVGIARFALAKAAEYARTRQVWGTPIGAHQGVAHPLAKARIETELAALMTRKAAWLHDRGRPAGEESNMAKYAAAEAAMHAIEAAMQTHGGNGLASEYGLIPYWGMARLMQVAPVNREMILNHVAQHGLGLPRSY, from the coding sequence GTGGACTTCACCGAGACCGACGAGGAGCGCGATCTGCGGGCCGCCGTGTCGGCGATCGCGGGCTCGTTCGGCAGCGAGTACTACCTGCGGTGCGCCCGCGAGGGCAAGCACACCCACGAGCTGTGGTCGGCGATGGGAAAGGCCGGCTTCCTGGGGGTGAACGTCGCCGAGGCCTACGGCGGCGGGGGCGGCGGGCTGGTCGAGCTGTCCGTCGTCTGCGAGGAGGCCGCGGCGCAGGGTGCCCCACTGCTGCTCGTCCTGGTGTCGGCGGCGATCTCGGCCGAGGTGATCGGCGAGTTCGGCTCCGACGAGCTGCGCAGCCGCTGGCTGCCCGGCCTGGCCGACGGCTCCACCAAGGTCGTCTTCGCGATCACCGAGCCGGAGGCGGGCTCCAACACCCACCGGATGGCGACGCGCGCCGAGCGCGACGGCGACGACTGGGTGCTCAACGGCACCAAGCACTACATCTCCGGCACCGACGACGCCGAGGCCGTGCTGGTCGTCGCCCGCACCGGCCGGGACGCCGCGGACCGCGCGCAGCTCAGCCTGTTCGTCGTCCCGGTCGACACCCCCGGCCTGGCCCGTACCCCGCTCCCGGTCGACCTGATCGCACCGGACAAGCAGCACGTCCTGCACTTCGACGACGTCCGGGTGCCCGCCGGGAATCTGGTAGGCACCGAGGGCGACGGGTTCCGGCAGGTGTTCCGCGGGCTCAACCCGGAGCGGATCACCGGTGCCGCGCTCGGCGTCGGCATCGCCCGGTTCGCGCTGGCGAAGGCCGCCGAGTACGCCCGCACCCGGCAGGTGTGGGGCACCCCGATCGGGGCGCACCAGGGCGTCGCGCATCCGCTGGCGAAGGCCCGGATCGAGACCGAGCTGGCGGCTCTGATGACCCGCAAGGCGGCCTGGCTGCACGACCGCGGCCGGCCGGCGGGCGAGGAGTCGAACATGGCCAAGTACGCGGCCGCCGAGGCCGCGATGCACGCGATCGAGGCCGCGATGCAGACGCACGGCGGCAACGGCCTGGCCAGCGAGTACGGCCTCATCCCGTACTGGGGGATGGCGCGGCTGATGCAGGTGGCGCCGGTGAACCGGGAGATGATCCTCAACCACGTCGCCCAGCACGGCCTGGGCCTGCCCCGCTCGTACTGA
- a CDS encoding acyl-CoA carboxylase subunit beta, with translation MAVLRSALDTTSEEYRRNRAGQLDAIDALDAELAKVVAGGGERYVARHRERGKLPVRERLELLLDPDSPFLELSALAAWGTGFTVGASLLTGIGVVSGVECMVIAHDPTVRGGAMNPYSLRKSLRALEIARLNRLPVINLVESGGADLPTQAELFVPAGRIFHELTELSSLGIPTVALVFGNSTAGGAYVPGMCDHAVLVDQGAKVFLGGPPLVKMATGEDADDESLGGAEMHSRVSGLSDHFAVDEPDAIRIGREIVARFNWRKHGPAPSYPPIDPLYDPEEILGLLPPESKVPFDPREVLARVVDGSEFDEYKQLYGTSLVTGWASVHGYPVGVLANHRGVLFSEEAKKATEFILLANQTDTPLVFLQNTTGYMVGADYEQGGIIKDGAKMINAVTNSRVPHLTINMASSFGAGNYGMSGRAYDPRLMFAWPSAKLAVMGAAQLAGVLSIVGRASAQSQGKPFDEAADAARTAAIESQIEAESHAFYVTARLYDDGIVDPRDTRTVLGMSLSAVHNQTIEGRRGFGVFRM, from the coding sequence ATGGCCGTCCTGAGATCTGCACTGGACACGACGAGCGAGGAGTACCGGCGCAACCGGGCCGGCCAGCTCGACGCGATCGACGCACTCGACGCGGAACTGGCGAAGGTCGTCGCCGGCGGCGGCGAGCGGTACGTCGCGCGGCACCGCGAGCGCGGGAAGCTGCCGGTCCGGGAACGCCTGGAGCTGCTGCTCGACCCGGACTCGCCGTTCCTGGAGCTGTCCGCGCTGGCGGCATGGGGCACCGGGTTCACCGTCGGGGCGTCGCTGCTCACCGGGATCGGCGTGGTGTCCGGCGTCGAGTGCATGGTGATCGCGCACGACCCGACCGTGCGCGGCGGTGCGATGAACCCGTACTCGCTGCGCAAGTCGCTGCGGGCGCTGGAGATCGCCCGGCTCAACCGGCTCCCGGTGATCAACCTGGTCGAGTCCGGCGGCGCCGACCTGCCCACCCAGGCGGAGCTGTTCGTGCCCGCCGGGCGGATCTTCCACGAGCTGACCGAGCTGTCCTCGCTGGGCATCCCGACCGTCGCGCTGGTGTTCGGCAACTCCACAGCGGGCGGTGCGTACGTGCCCGGCATGTGCGATCACGCGGTGCTCGTCGACCAGGGCGCGAAGGTGTTCCTCGGCGGGCCACCGCTGGTCAAGATGGCCACCGGGGAGGACGCCGACGACGAGTCGCTGGGCGGTGCCGAGATGCACTCCCGGGTCTCGGGGCTGTCCGACCACTTCGCCGTCGACGAGCCGGATGCGATCCGGATCGGCCGCGAGATCGTCGCCCGGTTCAACTGGCGCAAGCACGGGCCCGCCCCGTCGTACCCGCCCATCGACCCGTTGTACGACCCGGAGGAGATCCTCGGCCTGCTCCCACCGGAGTCGAAGGTGCCCTTCGACCCGCGGGAGGTGCTGGCCCGGGTCGTCGACGGTTCCGAGTTCGACGAGTACAAGCAGCTCTACGGCACCTCGCTGGTCACCGGCTGGGCGAGCGTGCACGGCTACCCGGTCGGGGTCCTCGCGAACCACCGCGGCGTGCTGTTCAGCGAGGAGGCGAAGAAGGCCACCGAGTTCATCCTGCTCGCGAACCAGACCGACACCCCGCTGGTCTTCCTGCAGAACACCACCGGCTACATGGTCGGCGCCGACTACGAGCAGGGCGGGATCATCAAGGACGGCGCCAAGATGATCAACGCGGTGACCAACTCGCGGGTGCCGCACCTGACGATCAACATGGCGTCGTCGTTCGGGGCCGGGAACTACGGCATGTCCGGGCGCGCGTACGACCCGCGGCTGATGTTCGCCTGGCCCTCGGCGAAGCTCGCCGTGATGGGCGCCGCGCAGCTGGCCGGGGTGCTGTCGATCGTCGGGCGGGCGTCCGCGCAGTCCCAGGGCAAGCCGTTCGACGAGGCGGCCGACGCGGCCCGCACCGCCGCGATCGAGTCGCAGATCGAGGCCGAGTCGCACGCGTTCTACGTGACCGCCCGGCTCTACGACGACGGCATCGTCGATCCCCGGGACACCCGCACCGTGCTGGGGATGTCGCTGTCCGCGGTGCACAACCAGACGATCGAGGGGCGCCGCGGCTTCGGCGTCTTCCGGATGTGA
- a CDS encoding acetyl/propionyl/methylcrotonyl-CoA carboxylase subunit alpha translates to MIEKLLVANRGEIAARVQRTAHRLGIGTVAVFSDADSGAGFVHDADEAVRLPGTAPADTYLRGDLVIAAALATGADAVHPGYGFLSENAGFARDCAAAGLTFVGPSPEAIAAMGSKVEAKALMEAAGVPVLPGVTVTAETDLAAAGERIGFPLLVKAAYGGGGRGMRVVDDPAALADAVESARREAAGAFGDGLVFLERYLVDPRHVEVQILGDAHGAVVHLFERECSIQRRHQKIVEECPSPAVSEALRAELGAAAVAAGKAIGYTGAGTVEFVLVNGRSAGSAGEFFFLEVNTRLQVEHPVTELVTGLDLVEQQLRIAEGAPLGPEVRDATITGHAIEARLYAEDVTADGYLPATGTLHRFDVPGEVRVDSGVGTGSVVSPHYDPMLAKVIAHAPTRTGAARALGRALSGAALHGVTTNRDLLVGILRSPEFLAGDTDTGFLVRHDPVALGAGTLSGDGHRHAAAAALAAQASHRSSARVLAGMPSGWRNVGGAFQRVTYRLGERELPVSYRFRRDGLDLRIGDEPLAATPVSVTPDAVVLEIDGIRRIHRVHRADGVSYVDGPDGSVALHEVPRFADPNAITRAGSLLAPMPGSVARVHAAVGDEVTAGQPLVVLEAMKMEHTIAAPADGVLGELRVTPGDQVDSGQVLAVVEEPGS, encoded by the coding sequence ATGATCGAGAAACTGCTCGTCGCCAACCGCGGCGAGATCGCCGCCCGGGTGCAGCGCACCGCGCACCGGCTCGGCATCGGGACGGTCGCGGTGTTCTCCGACGCCGACTCCGGCGCCGGGTTCGTGCACGACGCCGACGAGGCGGTCCGCCTGCCCGGCACCGCGCCGGCCGACACCTACCTGCGCGGCGACCTGGTGATCGCCGCGGCGCTGGCGACCGGCGCCGACGCCGTCCATCCCGGGTACGGGTTCCTGTCCGAGAACGCGGGCTTCGCGCGGGACTGCGCCGCGGCCGGACTGACCTTCGTCGGGCCGTCGCCGGAGGCGATCGCCGCAATGGGGTCGAAGGTCGAGGCGAAGGCGTTGATGGAGGCCGCCGGGGTGCCGGTGCTGCCCGGCGTCACGGTGACCGCGGAGACCGACCTGGCGGCCGCCGGCGAGCGGATCGGGTTCCCGTTGCTGGTCAAGGCCGCCTACGGCGGCGGCGGGCGCGGCATGCGGGTGGTGGACGATCCGGCCGCGCTGGCGGACGCCGTGGAGTCGGCCCGGCGCGAGGCGGCGGGCGCGTTCGGCGACGGGCTGGTGTTCCTGGAGCGCTACCTGGTCGATCCGCGGCACGTCGAGGTGCAGATCCTCGGCGACGCGCACGGCGCGGTGGTGCACCTGTTCGAGCGCGAGTGCTCGATCCAGCGGCGACACCAGAAGATCGTCGAGGAGTGCCCGTCGCCCGCGGTGTCCGAGGCGCTGCGCGCCGAGCTGGGCGCGGCGGCCGTCGCGGCCGGGAAGGCGATCGGCTACACCGGCGCCGGGACCGTCGAGTTCGTGCTCGTGAACGGGCGCAGCGCAGGCAGCGCGGGCGAGTTCTTCTTCCTGGAGGTCAACACCCGGTTGCAGGTCGAGCACCCGGTGACCGAGCTGGTCACCGGGCTGGACCTGGTCGAGCAGCAGCTGCGGATCGCCGAGGGCGCGCCGCTCGGCCCCGAGGTGCGCGACGCGACGATCACCGGGCACGCGATCGAGGCCCGGCTCTACGCCGAGGACGTCACCGCAGACGGCTATCTCCCGGCGACCGGGACACTGCACCGGTTCGACGTGCCGGGCGAGGTCCGGGTCGACTCCGGTGTCGGCACCGGCTCGGTCGTCTCCCCGCACTACGACCCGATGCTGGCCAAGGTGATCGCGCACGCGCCCACCCGCACCGGTGCCGCCCGCGCGCTGGGCCGGGCGCTGTCCGGGGCGGCGCTGCACGGTGTCACCACCAACCGGGACCTGCTCGTCGGGATCCTGCGCTCGCCGGAGTTCCTGGCCGGCGACACCGACACCGGGTTCCTGGTGCGGCACGATCCGGTCGCGCTCGGCGCGGGCACACTGTCCGGCGACGGGCACCGGCACGCCGCCGCCGCGGCGCTGGCCGCGCAGGCGTCGCACCGGAGTAGCGCACGGGTGCTGGCCGGGATGCCGTCCGGCTGGCGCAACGTCGGCGGCGCGTTCCAGCGGGTCACCTACCGGCTGGGGGAGCGCGAGCTGCCGGTCTCCTACCGGTTCCGGCGCGACGGCCTGGACCTGCGGATCGGTGACGAGCCGCTGGCCGCGACACCGGTGTCGGTGACGCCGGACGCGGTGGTCCTGGAGATCGACGGCATCCGGCGGATACACCGGGTGCACCGCGCCGACGGTGTGTCCTACGTGGACGGGCCGGACGGCTCGGTGGCGCTGCACGAGGTGCCCCGGTTCGCCGACCCGAACGCGATCACCCGGGCGGGATCGCTGCTCGCGCCGATGCCGGGATCGGTGGCCCGGGTGCACGCCGCGGTGGGCGACGAGGTCACCGCCGGGCAGCCACTCGTCGTGCTGGAGGCGATGAAGATGGAGCACACGATCGCCGCGCCCGCGGACGGCGTCCTCGGCGAGCTGCGGGTCACGCCCGGCGACCAGGTCGACTCCGGGCAGGTACTGGCCGTGGTCGAGGAGCCCGGGTCATGA
- a CDS encoding class I adenylate-forming enzyme family protein has translation MNIATLLRRAAADHPSSTAVALDDAETSYAELAERAARFAGHLHGRGTAVGDRIGFFLPNHPDYLAGLIGTWQAGAVAVPLNALFPDAALRHAITDSGAELLVLPESEVERVRGLAPGVELLTLGPAFDAAITGAQPAPGVTPRLDGDDALVMYTSGSTGVPKGVRQTHRNTWAQVEGVIDLYRLTADDHVLNCMPLFHVGGLQLASLPVLARGGRITFMPRWDALVWLDLAQRLRPTYGGLISTMMIDVGNRTVDAPVVLDSFRICMFGGSRTPTAAIDRLRDGTGIEGTEIYGQTEQSGLVVSYAPGEERRPGSMGRPLEQVVQTRLVSPATGSDVTGPGEVGELWVRGDAVTPGYRNLPELTAQRWSGGWFRTGDLVSRDDDGYLYYTDRIDDMIVSGGENVFPQMVEEHLAAHPDLAEVAVIGTAHERWVEQVTAVVVPNRAGITADEIAAWCATHPDLRGIARPRRIEVVEELPRTGSGKLDRPTLRERFR, from the coding sequence ATGAACATCGCGACCCTGTTGCGCCGCGCCGCGGCCGACCACCCGTCGTCGACGGCGGTGGCCCTGGACGACGCCGAGACCAGCTACGCCGAGCTCGCCGAGCGGGCCGCCCGGTTCGCCGGCCACCTGCACGGTCGCGGCACCGCCGTCGGCGACCGGATCGGCTTCTTCCTGCCCAACCATCCCGACTACCTGGCCGGGCTGATCGGTACCTGGCAGGCGGGCGCGGTCGCCGTCCCGCTGAACGCGCTGTTCCCGGACGCCGCGCTGCGGCACGCGATCACCGACTCCGGGGCGGAGTTGCTGGTGCTGCCCGAGTCCGAGGTCGAGCGGGTCCGCGGGCTCGCACCGGGCGTCGAGCTGCTCACCCTGGGCCCGGCGTTCGACGCCGCGATCACCGGCGCGCAGCCGGCGCCCGGCGTGACACCCCGGCTGGACGGCGACGACGCGTTGGTCATGTACACCTCCGGTTCCACCGGCGTACCCAAGGGCGTCCGGCAGACGCACCGCAACACCTGGGCACAGGTCGAGGGCGTGATCGACCTCTACCGGCTGACCGCCGACGACCACGTGCTCAACTGCATGCCGCTGTTCCACGTCGGCGGCCTGCAGCTGGCGAGCCTGCCGGTGCTGGCCCGCGGCGGCCGGATCACCTTCATGCCGCGCTGGGACGCACTGGTCTGGCTGGATCTCGCACAGCGGCTGCGGCCCACCTACGGCGGGCTGATCTCGACGATGATGATCGACGTCGGGAACCGGACGGTGGACGCGCCGGTCGTGCTGGACTCGTTCCGGATCTGCATGTTCGGCGGCTCGCGCACCCCGACGGCGGCGATCGACCGGCTCCGCGACGGCACCGGAATCGAGGGCACCGAGATCTACGGCCAGACCGAGCAGAGTGGCTTGGTCGTGTCCTACGCGCCCGGCGAGGAGCGCCGGCCAGGATCGATGGGACGCCCGCTGGAGCAGGTCGTGCAGACCCGGCTGGTGTCCCCGGCGACCGGATCGGATGTCACCGGTCCCGGCGAGGTCGGCGAGCTGTGGGTGCGCGGCGACGCCGTCACCCCCGGCTACCGGAACCTGCCGGAGCTGACCGCACAGCGCTGGAGCGGCGGCTGGTTCCGCACCGGCGACCTGGTGTCCCGCGACGACGACGGCTACCTCTACTACACCGACCGGATCGACGACATGATCGTCTCCGGCGGGGAGAACGTGTTCCCGCAGATGGTCGAGGAGCACCTGGCAGCGCATCCCGATCTCGCCGAGGTCGCGGTGATCGGCACCGCGCACGAGCGCTGGGTGGAGCAGGTCACCGCGGTCGTCGTCCCGAACCGGGCCGGGATCACCGCCGACGAGATCGCCGCCTGGTGTGCCACCCATCCGGACCTGCGCGGGATCGCCCGGCCCCGGCGGATCGAGGTCGTCGAGGAGCTGCCGCGCACCGGCAGCGGGAAGCTGGACCGGCCGACCCTGCGGGAGCGGTTCCGGTGA
- a CDS encoding TIGR03084 family metal-binding protein: protein MPVSMAALADDLAAESVVLRELLAPLREPDWRRDTPAAGWTIADQVSHLAHFDDVAIRSALDPDGFVAERERIVADGGIDPDTIAASYRELSGATLLSWFDDARGRLVEVFGGLEPGLRVPWFGPPMSAASSLTARIMETWAHGQDVADTLGIVREPTDRLRHVAHIGVGARAFSFAAHDRPVPDEPIRVQLTGPGGDIWSWGPEDAADRVTGPALDFCLAVTQRRHRDDVDLTVTGPAATAWLEIAQAFAGAAGTGRERGALG from the coding sequence ATGCCGGTCTCGATGGCGGCACTCGCCGACGATCTCGCCGCCGAGTCGGTGGTGCTGCGGGAGCTGCTCGCGCCGCTGAGGGAGCCGGACTGGCGCCGGGACACCCCGGCCGCCGGCTGGACGATCGCCGACCAGGTCTCGCACCTCGCGCACTTCGACGACGTCGCGATCCGCTCGGCCCTCGACCCGGACGGGTTCGTCGCCGAGCGGGAGCGGATCGTCGCCGACGGCGGGATCGACCCGGACACGATCGCCGCGTCGTACCGGGAGCTGTCCGGTGCGACGCTGCTGAGCTGGTTCGACGACGCCCGCGGACGGCTGGTCGAGGTCTTCGGCGGGCTCGAACCGGGCCTGCGGGTGCCGTGGTTCGGGCCGCCGATGAGCGCGGCGTCGTCGCTGACCGCGCGGATCATGGAGACCTGGGCGCACGGTCAGGACGTCGCCGACACGCTCGGGATCGTCCGCGAGCCCACCGACCGGCTGCGGCACGTGGCGCACATCGGGGTCGGCGCGCGGGCGTTCAGCTTCGCCGCGCACGACCGTCCGGTCCCGGACGAGCCGATCCGGGTGCAGCTCACCGGCCCCGGCGGCGACATCTGGAGCTGGGGTCCCGAGGACGCCGCCGACCGGGTCACCGGCCCGGCGCTCGACTTCTGCCTGGCCGTCACACAGCGCCGGCACCGCGACGACGTCGATCTCACGGTCACCGGTCCGGCCGCGACCGCCTGGCTGGAGATCGCGCAGGCCTTCGCCGGGGCAGCCGGCACCGGACGGGAACGGGGTGCGCTCGGGTGA